Proteins found in one Litorihabitans aurantiacus genomic segment:
- a CDS encoding S8 family serine peptidase, with translation MTSPTGRALPTGPTGRTIVVLDERETPAPDLLRRLGVSCVSARDLPRGGGAPGASATSAAAAPSDGGELPAGTAVVLDALGIAIMTEPPGILLEAAQDPGAAVVSAEPEVWVHATATPPVAPPAGGAFADTATAAWGLLATGVVGAGAGAASTPWDGDGVVVAVLDTGVDAEHPDLAGRIVTARSFVDGEGAHDRNGHGTHVAGTVAGAREPAGGGPRYGVAPGARLLVGKVLGDDGSGTSGGVLEGLNWAVEQGAHVVSMSLGTPVAVGEPHLRYYEAAARAALAAGTVVIAAAGNDGPEPVNSPANCPSVMAVAALDTRLRRADFSCIGLNGDGGEVDIAAPGVAILSAHPLALAPTAVLDGTSMATPHVSGLAALAAQATGSRGRDLWEHLVTTAAPLADSARDVGRGLAVAPPHSS, from the coding sequence ATGACCTCACCGACCGGGCGGGCGCTGCCCACGGGGCCGACGGGCCGCACGATCGTCGTGCTGGACGAGCGCGAGACCCCTGCCCCCGACCTCCTGCGCCGCCTCGGCGTCTCGTGCGTCAGCGCGCGCGACCTCCCGCGGGGAGGCGGTGCGCCCGGGGCGTCGGCCACCTCGGCGGCGGCCGCGCCGTCCGACGGCGGCGAGCTCCCCGCGGGGACGGCCGTGGTGCTCGACGCCCTCGGCATCGCGATCATGACGGAGCCGCCAGGGATCCTGCTCGAGGCGGCGCAGGACCCGGGCGCCGCCGTCGTCTCGGCCGAGCCCGAGGTGTGGGTGCACGCCACCGCGACACCGCCCGTCGCCCCGCCCGCCGGCGGCGCGTTCGCCGACACCGCCACCGCGGCGTGGGGGCTGCTCGCGACGGGCGTGGTCGGGGCGGGGGCGGGTGCGGCGTCGACCCCCTGGGACGGTGACGGCGTCGTCGTGGCCGTGCTCGACACGGGGGTCGACGCCGAGCACCCCGACCTCGCCGGCCGCATCGTGACGGCGCGGTCGTTCGTCGACGGCGAGGGCGCGCACGACCGCAACGGTCACGGCACGCACGTGGCCGGGACGGTCGCGGGCGCGCGGGAGCCGGCCGGCGGCGGACCGCGCTACGGGGTGGCACCCGGCGCCCGTCTGCTGGTGGGCAAGGTCCTGGGGGACGACGGGAGCGGCACCTCGGGCGGTGTCCTCGAGGGGCTGAACTGGGCGGTCGAGCAGGGCGCCCACGTCGTGTCGATGTCGCTGGGCACCCCGGTCGCCGTCGGCGAGCCGCATCTGCGCTACTACGAGGCGGCGGCCCGCGCGGCGCTCGCCGCAGGGACGGTGGTGATCGCGGCCGCGGGCAACGACGGACCGGAACCGGTGAACTCCCCCGCGAACTGCCCGTCGGTCATGGCCGTGGCGGCGCTGGACACCCGGCTGCGCCGCGCGGACTTCTCGTGCATCGGCCTCAACGGTGACGGCGGCGAGGTCGACATCGCCGCGCCCGGCGTCGCGATCCTGTCCGCCCACCCGCTCGCCCTCGCGCCGACGGCGGTGCTCGACGGCACGAGCATGGCCACGCCGCACGTCTCGGGGCTGGCGGCGCTCGCCGCCCAGGCGACCGGGTCCCGCGGTCGCGACCTGTGGGAGCACCTCGTCACGACCGCCGCGCCGCTGGCCGACTCCGCGCGCGACGTGGGTCGGGGTCTGGCGGTGGCGCCCCCGCACTCGTCATGA
- a CDS encoding 2-phosphosulfolactate phosphatase yields MTSTSIGPLPEHVAQGGYQVRLEWGASGLARLEPADVVVAVDVLGSLDDDLATALDREIARGADVLLGGLTNAAAVATACLAIQHERGRRTSIAVIAAGEEGRVTVEDQLGVGAVIAALAERGTDHSSPEAAVACEAFVGLRRAVVHLVSASGSGRELAARGRGDEVAAAARLDAVDQVVRWGAVEAPVGGAGA; encoded by the coding sequence ATGACCTCGACCTCGATCGGCCCGCTCCCGGAGCACGTGGCGCAGGGTGGCTACCAGGTCCGGCTCGAGTGGGGTGCGAGCGGGCTCGCGCGGCTGGAGCCCGCCGACGTCGTCGTGGCCGTCGACGTGCTCGGGTCGCTCGACGACGACCTCGCGACGGCGCTCGACCGCGAGATCGCGCGCGGCGCGGACGTGCTCCTCGGCGGCCTGACCAACGCCGCCGCCGTCGCGACGGCGTGCCTCGCGATCCAGCACGAGCGCGGGCGCCGCACGTCGATCGCCGTGATCGCCGCGGGCGAGGAGGGACGCGTGACCGTCGAGGACCAGCTCGGTGTCGGTGCCGTGATCGCCGCGCTCGCCGAGCGGGGCACCGACCACAGCTCGCCCGAGGCCGCCGTGGCGTGCGAGGCGTTCGTCGGGCTGCGCCGCGCCGTCGTCCACCTCGTGTCCGCGAGCGGATCGGGACGGGAGCTCGCCGCCCGCGGCCGCGGGGACGAGGTCGCCGCCGCCGCCCGGCTCGACGCCGTCGACCAGGTCGTCCGGTGGGGCGCGGTCGAGGCCCCGGTGGGCGGCGCAGGAGCCTGA
- a CDS encoding MFS transporter: MTSAENPATADTAAPWDAPGPRTSTPRPPLSRARTRLALLALALGGFGIGTTEFVAMGLLPQIAQDLLPETWTSGSEQAIAHTGGFISAYALGVVLGAPTIAATVARFPRRRLLVIFTSAFAVATLLSAAAPTYELAIVARFVAGLPHGAYFGIAALVAAQLMGPGNRGKGVALVLSGLTVANVVGVPLITALGQRQGWRVAYLAVTGVFVAATLAVALLVPQQQGDAGATVRRELSSLRRGQVWFALGIGSIGFGGFFAIYSYVAPLVNDVAGLGQGVVPWALVLVGVGMTVGNFAGGVLADRGALRSVLRLFPVFIVVMVVLALTASTAALLLPLLFLVGAVASALSPTIQTRLMDVAGDSQTLAAALNHSSLNIGNFLGAALGAAVISAGLGYEAPTWVGVALAVAGLALALASRAVERRGERAAGGDVAAVPDAHDAPVPAEAVAR, from the coding sequence ATGACCAGCGCCGAGAACCCCGCGACCGCCGACACCGCAGCCCCCTGGGACGCCCCGGGCCCCCGGACTTCCACGCCGCGCCCGCCGCTCTCGCGAGCCCGCACCCGCCTCGCGCTCCTCGCGCTCGCGCTCGGCGGCTTCGGGATCGGCACGACGGAGTTCGTCGCGATGGGGCTGCTGCCGCAGATCGCCCAGGACCTGCTCCCGGAGACGTGGACCTCCGGGTCGGAGCAGGCGATCGCGCACACGGGTGGTTTCATCTCGGCCTACGCGCTCGGTGTCGTCCTCGGCGCCCCGACGATCGCCGCCACGGTGGCGCGCTTCCCGCGCCGCCGGCTCCTGGTCATCTTCACCAGCGCGTTCGCGGTCGCCACCCTGCTGTCCGCCGCGGCGCCCACCTACGAGCTCGCGATCGTGGCGCGCTTCGTCGCCGGTCTGCCGCACGGCGCCTACTTCGGCATCGCCGCGCTCGTGGCGGCGCAGCTCATGGGTCCGGGCAATCGCGGCAAGGGGGTCGCCCTGGTCCTCTCGGGCCTGACGGTCGCCAACGTCGTCGGCGTCCCGCTCATCACCGCGCTCGGTCAGCGGCAGGGCTGGCGGGTGGCCTACCTCGCGGTGACGGGTGTCTTCGTGGCCGCCACGCTCGCCGTCGCCCTCCTCGTCCCCCAGCAGCAGGGCGACGCCGGTGCGACCGTGCGCCGCGAGCTCAGCTCGCTGCGCCGGGGGCAGGTCTGGTTCGCGCTCGGGATCGGCTCGATCGGCTTCGGCGGCTTCTTCGCGATCTACAGCTACGTCGCCCCGCTCGTGAACGACGTCGCGGGCCTCGGTCAGGGCGTCGTGCCCTGGGCGCTGGTCCTCGTGGGTGTCGGGATGACGGTGGGCAACTTCGCCGGCGGCGTGCTCGCGGACCGTGGGGCCCTGCGCTCCGTGCTACGACTGTTCCCCGTGTTCATCGTCGTCATGGTGGTGCTCGCGCTGACCGCGAGCACGGCCGCGCTGCTCCTGCCGCTGCTCTTCCTCGTGGGGGCGGTCGCGTCCGCGCTCTCGCCCACGATCCAGACCCGTCTCATGGACGTCGCGGGCGACTCGCAGACCCTGGCCGCCGCGCTCAACCACTCCTCGCTGAACATCGGCAACTTCCTCGGTGCCGCGCTCGGCGCCGCCGTCATCTCGGCCGGCCTCGGGTACGAGGCGCCGACGTGGGTGGGCGTGGCGCTCGCCGTCGCGGGTCTGGCGCTGGCGCTGGCGAGCCGCGCGGTCGAGCGGCGGGGCGAGCGCGCTGCGGGTGGCGACGTCGCCGCCGTGCCCGACGCGCACGACGCGCCGGTTCCGGCCGAGGCGGTCGCGCGATGA
- a CDS encoding small ribosomal subunit Rsm22 family protein, giving the protein MPATSVMPAALRGAVEAELADARGARTTSDARRLSDRYLADRPADRPIVASPDDAAAYVTARMPATFAAVAFALAQVRDAVPHLAPRSLLDLGSGSGAATWAAWDVFGSLERADLLDYSRPMLAAAERMLAHADLAVTTTLADASATHPTAASPSDPTHDLAVAAFVLSEITTAQRTAVVERLTAAASGAIVVVEPGTPAGFRRVLAVRDQLLAAGWRVVAPCPHSGACPLAGDDADWCHAAVRLERSRAHRQAKAGERSFEDEKLAYVAAVPPDSPDAADLPAARVLRHPQTHPGHIRLELCTAAGEHERAVVTKRDKEAFRAARKVEWGQAWRTGPRA; this is encoded by the coding sequence GTGCCCGCCACGTCCGTCATGCCCGCCGCCCTGCGCGGAGCCGTCGAGGCCGAGCTCGCCGATGCGCGCGGCGCGCGCACGACGTCGGACGCGCGTCGCCTCTCGGACCGCTACCTCGCCGACCGCCCCGCCGACCGGCCCATCGTCGCGAGCCCCGACGACGCCGCCGCGTACGTCACCGCGCGGATGCCCGCCACGTTCGCCGCCGTCGCGTTCGCCCTCGCACAGGTGCGCGACGCCGTCCCGCACCTCGCGCCGCGCAGCCTCCTCGACCTCGGCAGCGGCTCCGGCGCCGCGACGTGGGCGGCGTGGGACGTCTTCGGCAGCCTCGAGCGCGCCGACCTCCTCGACTACTCGCGGCCCATGCTCGCCGCGGCGGAGCGGATGCTCGCGCACGCCGACCTGGCCGTCACCACCACCCTCGCGGATGCGAGCGCCACCCACCCCACCGCGGCGTCGCCGTCGGACCCCACGCACGACCTAGCCGTCGCCGCCTTCGTCCTGTCGGAGATCACGACGGCGCAGCGCACCGCCGTCGTCGAGCGCCTCACGGCCGCGGCGAGCGGCGCCATCGTCGTCGTCGAACCCGGGACGCCCGCCGGCTTCCGCCGCGTCCTGGCGGTCCGTGACCAGCTCCTCGCCGCCGGCTGGCGCGTCGTGGCGCCGTGCCCGCACTCCGGCGCGTGCCCCCTCGCCGGGGACGACGCCGACTGGTGCCACGCCGCCGTCCGACTCGAGCGCAGCCGCGCGCACCGCCAGGCCAAGGCCGGTGAGCGCTCGTTCGAGGACGAGAAGCTGGCCTACGTCGCCGCCGTCCCTCCGGACTCCCCTGACGCCGCCGACCTCCCCGCCGCGCGCGTGCTGCGCCACCCGCAGACCCACCCCGGCCACATCCGGCTCGAGCTGTGCACGGCCGCGGGCGAGCACGAGCGAGCCGTCGTGACCAAGCGCGACAAGGAGGCGTTCCGGGCGGCGCGCAAGGTCGAGTGGGGTCAGGCGTGGCGGACGGGGCCGCGCGCGTGA
- a CDS encoding M50 family metallopeptidase: protein MSAVALTAMTTALALLTRLPWAQSEWWRAVVARSERGGNALVEGYGWTSYVPLSGETFMSTTRLPEWQVWVPLAVGLVVCLVPPLWLRVRVVVTLAHELGHAAAGVVVGRRFTGFVVRSDMSGHAVTVGKPRGPGLAWTTWSGYPAPALLAVGLVAAAISGWAPLVLGVVTLVCLVCLVFVRSWATAGVTLAVGLAAGALWWWRSDERSSTVLLVVAAVLLVGAWRHVFAVARAPRHSDPAEMSRLTGLPGWFWVGTHLVTVAAATAAIAWLLLRAAT, encoded by the coding sequence GTGAGCGCCGTCGCACTCACCGCGATGACGACCGCGCTCGCGCTGCTCACCCGTCTGCCCTGGGCGCAGAGCGAGTGGTGGCGTGCGGTCGTCGCGCGCTCGGAGCGGGGCGGCAACGCACTCGTCGAGGGCTATGGATGGACGAGCTACGTGCCGCTGTCCGGCGAGACGTTCATGTCCACGACGCGCCTGCCGGAGTGGCAGGTGTGGGTGCCACTCGCCGTCGGGCTCGTGGTGTGTCTCGTGCCGCCGCTGTGGCTGCGCGTGCGCGTCGTCGTCACGCTCGCGCACGAGCTCGGTCACGCCGCGGCGGGCGTCGTCGTCGGGCGCCGGTTCACGGGTTTCGTGGTGCGCTCGGACATGTCCGGGCACGCGGTCACGGTCGGGAAGCCGCGCGGCCCCGGCCTCGCGTGGACCACCTGGTCGGGCTACCCCGCGCCCGCGCTCCTCGCGGTCGGGCTCGTGGCGGCGGCCATCTCGGGCTGGGCGCCGCTCGTGCTCGGCGTCGTCACGCTCGTCTGCCTGGTCTGCCTGGTGTTCGTGCGCTCGTGGGCGACGGCGGGGGTCACCCTCGCGGTCGGCCTCGCCGCCGGGGCGCTGTGGTGGTGGCGGTCGGACGAGCGCTCGAGCACGGTGCTGCTCGTCGTCGCGGCGGTCCTGCTGGTCGGGGCGTGGCGGCACGTCTTCGCCGTCGCCCGCGCCCCGCGCCACTCCGACCCCGCGGAGATGTCGCGCCTGACGGGGCTGCCCGGGTGGTTCTGGGTCGGCACGCACCTGGTCACGGTCGCTGCGGCGACGGCGGCGATCGCCTGGCTCCTGCTGCGCGCCGCGACCTGA
- a CDS encoding glutathione S-transferase family protein, producing MGEQGVYSKPGEAFERDTRYITTRVTRDGAEGWPVEAGRYRLVAARACPWANRTLIVRRLLGLEDAISVGLPGPTHDELSWTFDLDPDGKDPVLGIHHLRDAFLARDPEYPRGITVPALVDVPSGAVATNDFAQITLDLSTEWTAFHRDGAPDLLPAAHREEMEEVMRRVYTEVNNGVYRCGFAGSQSSYDEAYERLWTSLDWLEERLTTRRYLVGDTITEADVRLFTTLARFDAVYHGHFKCNRNLLREMPALWGYARDLFQTPGFGDTVDFAQIKSHYYEVHRDLNPSGIVPLGPSLDGWVSPHGREELGGRPFGDGTAPGPVRDDERVDPAHTPCADRERLWDVPERLRGDRERLQGTRERLRNDRER from the coding sequence ATGGGTGAGCAGGGTGTGTACTCCAAGCCGGGTGAGGCGTTCGAGCGGGACACCCGCTACATCACCACCCGCGTGACGCGCGACGGCGCGGAGGGGTGGCCGGTCGAGGCCGGGCGGTACCGGCTCGTGGCCGCCCGCGCGTGCCCGTGGGCGAACCGCACGCTGATCGTGCGCCGCCTCCTCGGGCTCGAGGACGCGATCTCGGTGGGGCTGCCCGGTCCGACGCACGACGAGCTGTCCTGGACCTTCGACCTCGACCCGGACGGGAAGGACCCCGTGCTCGGGATCCACCACCTGCGCGACGCGTTCCTCGCGCGCGATCCGGAGTACCCGCGCGGCATCACGGTGCCGGCGCTCGTGGACGTGCCGAGCGGCGCCGTCGCCACGAACGACTTCGCGCAGATCACGCTGGACCTCTCCACCGAGTGGACCGCGTTCCACCGCGACGGCGCGCCCGACCTCCTGCCCGCGGCCCACCGCGAGGAGATGGAGGAGGTCATGCGCCGCGTGTACACCGAGGTGAACAACGGCGTGTACCGCTGCGGCTTCGCCGGCTCGCAGTCCTCCTACGACGAGGCGTACGAGCGGTTGTGGACCTCGCTGGACTGGCTCGAGGAGCGCCTGACCACGCGGCGCTACCTCGTCGGTGACACGATCACCGAGGCCGACGTGCGGCTGTTCACCACCCTTGCCCGCTTCGACGCGGTCTACCACGGGCACTTCAAGTGCAACCGGAACCTGCTGCGCGAGATGCCGGCGCTGTGGGGGTACGCGCGCGACCTGTTCCAGACGCCGGGGTTCGGTGACACGGTCGACTTCGCGCAGATCAAGAGCCACTACTACGAGGTGCACCGCGACCTGAACCCGTCGGGCATCGTGCCGCTCGGGCCGTCGCTGGACGGCTGGGTGTCGCCGCACGGCCGCGAAGAGCTGGGCGGCCGCCCGTTCGGCGACGGTACGGCACCCGGACCGGTGCGGGACGACGAGCGCGTCGACCCGGCCCACACCCCCTGCGCTGACCGCGAGAGACTTTGGGACGTTCCCGAGAGACTTCGGGGCGACCGCGAGAGACTTCAGGGCACCCGCGAGAGACTTCGGAACGACCGCGAGCGATGA
- a CDS encoding TetR/AcrR family transcriptional regulator — MEDELHDDGAAVREPLDAVEAPEPRRPGRRRDAAKDAAIVAAAHQLLVERGFDAMTMDDVAERAGVGKATVYRRWTTKVHLAVEAMTTAIPALTLDAVPDTGSLRGDLMTIPALIHRAREDAATDLLGPARDHPEIADQLHQRLARDRVTVLRGLLERAQVRGEVAPDRDLDLIAVVGPAVIFYAKAFSGEVFSPELLERVIDGVVLPLALLRP; from the coding sequence ATGGAGGACGAGCTGCACGACGACGGCGCCGCGGTTCGCGAACCGCTCGATGCGGTCGAGGCGCCGGAACCTCGCCGTCCGGGTCGGCGTCGCGACGCCGCGAAGGACGCCGCGATCGTCGCGGCCGCCCACCAGCTGCTCGTCGAGCGCGGCTTCGACGCGATGACGATGGACGATGTCGCGGAGCGCGCCGGGGTCGGCAAGGCCACCGTGTACCGGCGCTGGACCACGAAGGTGCACCTCGCCGTCGAGGCGATGACGACGGCGATCCCGGCGCTGACGCTGGACGCGGTGCCGGACACCGGGAGCCTGCGCGGTGACCTCATGACGATCCCCGCGCTGATCCACCGGGCGCGCGAGGACGCCGCCACGGACCTGCTCGGACCGGCGCGGGACCATCCCGAGATCGCCGACCAGCTGCACCAGCGGCTCGCGCGCGACCGGGTCACGGTGCTGCGCGGTCTGCTCGAGCGTGCCCAGGTGCGCGGGGAGGTGGCGCCCGACCGCGATCTCGACCTCATCGCCGTCGTGGGGCCCGCGGTGATCTTCTACGCGAAGGCGTTCTCCGGCGAGGTGTTCTCACCGGAGCTGCTGGAGCGCGTGATCGACGGTGTCGTGCTGCCGCTGGCCCTGCTCCGCCCCTGA
- a CDS encoding MFS transporter, translating to MSATPTSSTTPPAPTATTATTTAGDHRWLVLTTLALAQLMVVLDATIVNIALPSAQTALGFDDNDRQWVVTAYALAFGSLLLVGGRLSDILGRRRMFLVGLVGFAGASALGGIADSFGTLVAARALQGAFAAVLAPAALSSLTTTFTQPRERARAFGIFGAIAGMGGAIGLLLGGLLTETLSWRWNLYVNVPIAVVALVGGLVLLPRHSGRGAQRPAVLDVVLGSGGLFTLVFGFSQAEPRGWGDVLTWGPLAVGVVLLVAFALRQRHGSAPLLPLPIVTDRDRGAAFLGILVAGSGMFGAFLFVTYYLQSVLGYSPMRTGLAFMPMVLAIIVTAQLQTNLLVPRFGPKLLVPVGMLAGAAGMLSFTLLDATSTYPHLLPGFVLLGIGMGSIMPVSIQTATLGVAPAQAGAASAAVSTSQQIGGAIGTAVLNTIATTATATALAGAAAGDPAARVEAALHGFSTAYTWSAGIFAVGFVLTATLYRRRGDRAARAASAAERPATVGAADAPALAH from the coding sequence ATGTCCGCCACTCCGACCAGCTCGACCACCCCGCCCGCGCCGACAGCGACGACCGCGACCACCACCGCCGGCGACCACCGCTGGCTCGTCCTCACGACCCTCGCGCTCGCCCAGCTGATGGTCGTGCTCGACGCAACCATCGTGAACATCGCCCTGCCCTCGGCGCAGACCGCCCTGGGCTTCGACGACAACGACCGCCAGTGGGTCGTCACCGCCTACGCCCTCGCGTTCGGCAGCCTCCTGCTCGTCGGCGGACGCCTCAGCGACATCCTGGGCCGCCGTCGGATGTTCCTCGTCGGACTCGTCGGCTTCGCCGGCGCGTCCGCGCTCGGGGGCATCGCCGACTCCTTCGGCACGCTCGTGGCCGCCCGGGCCCTGCAGGGCGCGTTCGCCGCCGTCCTCGCACCCGCGGCCCTCTCCTCGCTCACCACCACGTTCACGCAGCCGCGCGAGCGGGCGCGCGCGTTCGGCATCTTCGGCGCGATCGCCGGCATGGGCGGCGCGATCGGCCTGCTCCTCGGCGGCCTCCTCACCGAGACCCTGAGCTGGCGCTGGAACCTCTACGTCAACGTGCCGATCGCCGTCGTGGCCCTCGTGGGTGGGCTGGTCCTCCTGCCGCGTCACTCCGGCCGCGGCGCGCAGCGCCCCGCGGTGCTCGACGTCGTGCTCGGCTCGGGCGGTCTGTTCACCCTGGTCTTCGGCTTCTCGCAGGCCGAACCCCGCGGGTGGGGCGACGTGCTGACGTGGGGCCCGCTCGCCGTCGGCGTCGTGCTCCTCGTGGCGTTCGCGCTGCGCCAGCGCCACGGATCGGCCCCGCTGCTCCCGCTCCCGATCGTCACCGACCGCGACCGCGGCGCCGCGTTCCTCGGCATCCTCGTGGCCGGCTCGGGGATGTTCGGTGCGTTCCTGTTCGTCACCTACTACCTGCAGTCGGTGCTCGGCTACTCGCCGATGCGCACGGGCCTGGCGTTCATGCCGATGGTGCTGGCGATCATCGTGACGGCGCAGCTGCAGACCAACCTGCTCGTGCCCCGGTTCGGGCCGAAGCTCCTCGTCCCCGTCGGCATGCTCGCGGGCGCTGCCGGGATGCTCAGCTTCACCCTCCTGGACGCCACCAGCACCTACCCCCACCTCCTGCCCGGCTTCGTCCTGCTCGGGATCGGGATGGGTTCGATCATGCCGGTCTCGATCCAGACCGCCACGCTCGGCGTCGCGCCCGCGCAGGCCGGTGCGGCCTCGGCGGCCGTCTCCACGAGCCAGCAGATCGGCGGCGCCATCGGCACGGCGGTGCTCAACACCATCGCGACGACGGCGACGGCCACCGCACTCGCCGGCGCCGCCGCGGGCGATCCCGCCGCACGGGTCGAGGCGGCCCTGCACGGGTTCTCGACGGCCTACACGTGGTCGGCGGGCATCTTCGCCGTCGGGTTCGTGCTGACCGCGACGCTGTACCGCCGGCGCGGCGACCGTGCGGCGCGGGCGGCCTCCGCCGCCGAGCGGCCGGCGACGGTCGGCGCCGCGGACGCCCCCGCCCTCGCGCACTGA
- the dcd gene encoding dCTP deaminase: MLLSDRDITAELDAGRVRLDPYDPAMVQPSSVDVRLDRFFRLFDNHKYPVIDPAQDQSELTRLVEVAPDEAFVLHPGEFVLGATHELVTLPDDVAARLEGKSSLGRLGLLTHSTAGFIDPGFTGHVTLELSNVATLPITLWPGMKIGQLCFFRLSSPAMNPYGSGASGSRYQGQRGPTASRSHLNFHRTSVE; the protein is encoded by the coding sequence GTGCTGCTCTCCGACCGCGACATCACCGCCGAGCTCGACGCCGGGCGCGTGCGCCTGGACCCCTACGACCCCGCGATGGTGCAGCCGAGCTCGGTCGACGTCCGGCTCGACCGCTTCTTCCGGCTCTTCGACAACCACAAGTACCCGGTCATCGACCCCGCCCAGGACCAGAGCGAGCTCACGCGTCTGGTGGAGGTCGCCCCGGACGAGGCGTTCGTGCTCCACCCGGGCGAGTTCGTGCTCGGCGCCACGCACGAGCTGGTCACGCTGCCCGACGACGTCGCGGCCCGCCTCGAGGGCAAGTCCTCGCTCGGCCGCCTCGGCCTCCTGACCCACTCCACGGCCGGCTTCATCGACCCCGGTTTCACCGGCCACGTCACCCTGGAGCTGAGCAACGTCGCCACCCTCCCGATCACCCTGTGGCCGGGGATGAAGATCGGGCAGCTCTGCTTCTTCCGCCTCTCCAGCCCCGCGATGAACCCCTACGGCAGCGGCGCGTCCGGATCGCGCTACCAGGGCCAGCGCGGCCCGACGGCGTCGCGATCGCACCTGAACTTCCACCGCACCTCCGTGGAGTGA